The following proteins come from a genomic window of Bactrocera tryoni isolate S06 chromosome 1, CSIRO_BtryS06_freeze2, whole genome shotgun sequence:
- the LOC120768284 gene encoding splicing factor 1: MSETPPHSNVGEMHPPQTDNGYGERDYRAKHDNSERSRSSSKDHYSRDVRDKDKGRERDKKKRDRSRDRYRERESKDRDRDRHYERESKDRDWDRHHENREKDRHKRERDRDRNRDRDHERDRERDRDRKREHYEHDRDRNSRSRRSNSRSHSRRSRSRSNDYDSRRKRRSHSRSDRRDRLQDSNRRGRSRSHSYESRRHDRSSREREHSQGNAVDSDFRSGRDHRMDTIKEESREKGFDLTQTIQELMNSTTSTKNFAALFQCSNSNDSCSNGPSENSQDGSDRKRRKRSRWGGTENDKTFIPGMPTILPPTLDSAQQEAYLVQLEIEEISRKLRTGDLGIPQNPEERSPSPEPIYSSDGKRLNTREFRFRKRLEERRHQLIQKMQSVNPEFKPPADYKPPVTRVSDKVLIPQEQHPDINFVGLLIGPRGNTLKAMEKETGAKIIIRGKGSVKEGKVGRKDGQPLPGEDEPLHAFITAPNPEAVKKAVDKIKDVIRQGIEVPEGHNDLRRMQLRELAQLNGTLRETDCPRCTNCGSSEHKSWLCPDKPNVTNSIVCTSCGGAGHISKDCRSKRPGAAGEATTEDSQAKIDEEYMSLMAELGEGPPPSAQKASVDPLAQVHLNRGYSLFDKKPAQTLTIQAPPPTIAQPAPSTVPIIPTGPPPPPIPPAWGGSAGPMPPLIPPPWISAPPPPPGNESLPPPPIPGASLPPPPPGTGPMPPLLPPPPGTQAPLPPWTPPTPGGMMPPGFGGWGASFMPAPPCVPPPPPCAPPPPGMPALNQPPPPPPPSN, translated from the exons ATGAGTGAAACACCTCCGCATTCGAATGTCGGAGAAATGCATCCGCCTCAGACCGATAATGGCTATGGCGAACGTGATTACCGTGCAAAGCATGACAATTCAGAGCGTTCCCGTTCCAGTTCAAAAGACCATTATAGCCGCGATGTTAGAGATAAGGATAAAGGACGAGAACGAGATAAAAAGAAAAG ggaTAGATCTCGGGATCGTTATCGCGAACGGGAAAGTAAAGATCGCGATCGGGATCGCCACTATGAAAGGGAAAGTAAAGACCGTGATTGGGATCGCCACCATGAAAATCGTGAAAAAGATCGCCATAAGAGAGAGAGGGATCGAGATCGCAATAGGGACCGGGATCATGAACGTGATAGAGAAAGAGATCGTGATCGTAAAAGGGAACACTATGAACATGACAGGGATCGAAACTCTCGTTCTCGTCGAAGTAATTCTAGAAGCCACTCGCGTCGTAGTCGATCACGAAGTAACGATTATGATAGTCGAAGGAAACGCCGTTCACATAGTCGTTCTGATAGACGTGATCGGCTTCAGGATAGTAATCGAAGAGGGAGGTCGAGAAGCCATAGTTATGAAAGTCGTAGGCATGATCGTAGCAGCAGGGAACGTGAACATAGTCAAGGAAATGCTGTGGATTCGGACTTTCGTAGCGGGCGAGACCATCGCATGGACACAATAAAAGAGGAGTCCCGTGAAAAGGGATTTGATTTAACCCAGACTATTCAAGAATTGATGAATAGTACAACTTCAACCAAAAATTTTGCTGCTCTATTTCAATGTTCCAATAGTAATGATTCCTGCAGCAATGGACCTTCTGAAAATTCAC aaGACGGGAGTGATCGCAAACGACGTAAAAGATCAAGGTGGGGAGGTACTGAAAATGACAAGACATTTATACCTGGTATGCCAACAATCTTGCCCCCAACTCTGGACTCTGCACAACAAGAGGCATATTTAG TTCAACTAGAAATCGAAGAAATCAGCCGCAAATTGCGCACCGGAGACCTGGGAATACCGCAAAATCCAGAAGAAAG GTCACCATCACCTGAACCAATTTATAGTTCCGATGGCAAACGGTTGAATACACGAGAGTTTCGTTTCCGCAAACGGTTGGAAGAACGTCGTCATCAATTGATACAGAAAATGCAAAGCGTTAATCCGGAGTTCAAACCTCCAGCAGATTACAA gCCGCCTGTAACACGCGTTAGCGACAAAGTCTTGATACCACAAGAACAACACCCAGACATAAATTTTGTTGGTTTGCTGATTGGTCCACGTGGAAATACTTTGAAAGCCATGGAGAAGGAAACAGGAGCTAAGATCATAATTCGAGGCAAAGGTTCCGTAAAAGAAGGGAAAGTCGGTCGAAAGGATGGCCAACCCTTACCAGGTGAAGATGAGCCTTTACATGCATTCATTACTGCACCTAATCCAGAGGCAGTGAAAAAAGCTGTGGATAAGATAAAGGATGTTATTCGTCAAGGAATTGAGGTTCCAGAAGGTCACAATGATTTGCGACGTATGCAACTCCGAGAATTGGCACAATTGAATGGTACTTTACGCGAAACTGATTGTCCACGTTGCACAAATTGTGGTTCAAGCGAGCATAAGTCATGGTTGTGTCCGGACAAACCCAATGTGACAAACAGTATCGTTTGCACTTCCTGTGGTGGAGCAGGTCACATATCAAAGGATTGTCGTAGCAAAAGACCAGGGGCCGCTGGAGAAGCAACTACTGAGGACTCGCAAGCGAAAATTGATGAAGAGTACATGAGTTTAATGGCCGAACTGGGCGAGGGACCACCACCAAGTGCACAGAAAGCAAGTGTCGATCCTTTAGCGCAGGTGCACTTAAATCGCGGTTATAGTCTATTTGATAAGAAGCCAGCGCAAACATTAACGATTCAAGCGCCACCACCCACAATTGCCCAACCGGCCCCATCGACTGTACCGATAATTCCCACTGGGCCACCGCCTCCCCCTATTCCTCCAGCTTGGGGTGGTTCAGCTGGTCCAATGCCTCCTTTAATTCCGCCGCCATGGATTAGTgcaccgccaccgccacctGGTAACGAATCGTTACCACCACCACCAATACCAGGCGCATCATTACCACCACCTCCACCGGGAACCGGTCCAATGCCCCCACTGCTTCCTCCGCCTCCCGGCACCCAAGCACCTTTGCCTCCTTGGACACCACCAACTCCGGGAGGTATGATGCCACCAGGGTTCGGTGGGTGGGGTGCTAGTTTCATGCCAGCGCCACCATGTGTTCCACCACCACCTCCTTGTGCGCCACCACCGCCTGGAATGCCTGCTTTAAATCaaccgccaccaccaccgccaccatCTAATTGA
- the LOC120768287 gene encoding peroxiredoxin-2, giving the protein MSFLARTLFRKLPTLCQKAGRQQIAASRLLHQTASLLAVKVQRPAPDFKGLAVVGNDFQEIKLADFRGKYLVLFFYPLDFTFVCPTEIIAFSERIEEFKKLNAEVVGVSVDSHFSHLVWCNSDRKDGGLGGLSYPLLSDLTKKISSDYDVLLDNEGISLRGTFIIDPNGIVRQYSINDLPVGRSVDEVLRLIKAFQFVDEHGEVCPANWHPDKNPDTIKPDVADSKEYFKKHG; this is encoded by the exons ATGTCGTTCCTGGCAAGGACGCTTTTCCGAAAA CTTCCAACTTTATGCCAAAAGGCGGGTCGACAACAAATAGCTGCTAGCCGGCTTTTACATCAAA CTGCTTCACTTCTGGCCGTCAAAGTGCAACGCCCCGCACCGGACTTTAAAGGTTTGGCCGTTGTGGGCAATGACTTTCAAGAAATAAAGCTTGCGGACTTCAGAGGAAAATAcctagttttatttttttaccccTTGGACTT TACTTTCGTTTGCCCTACTGAAATTATTGCATTTAGTGAACGCATCGaagaatttaagaaattaaatgcTGAGGTAGTTGGGGTATCTGTGGACTCACATTTCAGTCATTTGGTTTGGTGCAACTCCGATCGTAAAGATGGTGGGCTTGGTGGCCTAAGTTACCCTCTTCTTTCTGATTTAACAAAAAAGATTTCTAGTGATTATGACGTTCTATTAGATAATGAAGGTATTTCTTTACGTGGCACTTTTATTATTGATCCCAACGGTATCGTGCGTCAATATTCTATAAATGATTTACCAGTTGGCCGTTCAGTGGACGAAGTACTACGCCTCATAAAGGCATTCCAATTTGTCGATGAACACGGTGAGGTTTGTCCAGCAAATTGGCACCCAGATAAGAACCCAGACACAATCAAGCCAGACGTAGCTGATTCGAaggaatatttcaaaaagcacggataa